The sequence TAACCGAGTGCCAGACCTACCATTTCGGAAAGATGGAAAACAGGAATGGAACTCTGAATATGAGCCTGCTTCAGGGCTTTTGCCTGGTAGCCGTCGAGAACCGTATGACAGAGCGGGCATGGTGTAACGATAAAATCGGCTTTTATCTGAATAGCCTCCTCAAGCGCTTCGGCAGCCACATTGAGAGACTCCTCTTCGGCTACCAGTAGCGTATGAAATCCACAGCAGCGGTTTTTATGTTCATAGGGGAGCGAGGTTCCGCCCAGCGCCTCGATCAGTTTGTCCAGTGAACTCGGATCGAGCGGATCATCCTTTCCGAGAACCGTCGAGGGTCTGAGAATGTGACAGCCGTAAAACGGAGCTATCCTGTACTTGTTCAATGGAACCCTGACTTTTTGCCGGATCGCTTCAAACCCGACATCTTCTGCAAGCACCCAGAGAAGATGACGAACATTCGAGGTTCCCTTGTACTCCAGCCCCTCTTTTTTCAGAAGATCGTTAACCTCTTTTTTAAGGTCAGGCGATTCATCGAGCTTTTTCTTGGCCGTACGGATGGTCATCAGACAGGTGTTGCAGGAAACGACAAGATCAAGACCGAGTTTTTCGGCAAGGGCTATATTGCGACCGTTGACCAGCGCAAAATGTTTCGGGCTCACATAATCGAGGTTGCTCCCCCCGCAACAGGTGCTCTCGTGCAGTTTCACCATTTCGATGCCGAGATCATTCTGCCAGAGATCGATGGAACGATCGACCTCTTTGGTCATGGATTCGTTAATACAGCTCAGGTAGTAAGCGTACCTCTTCATACTGCGGTTCTCCACGGTTATTTTTTATGAGATTTCTGTTCCGCTTTGACGTGTTCCGTCATCTCCCTGAACAGCTCTCTGAATTTTTTCATCCCTTTGGCCGGCTTGACCAGCGGCGGAGGTGGCGGTGTTCTGCGTTTCATAATCATCTTCATCGCCATCGGCAGAAGGTTCTGGAGCGTCCAGGCAATACCGTTCGTCCGGATAGGCAGGGTGGCCTCGACGAGCTTGCCCTTCTTTTCAATATCCTCCATGAAAGCCTCGGCATGCTTCGCTCCGCTCGTGTCCCTGGCTCCCCTAACTTCAAGAGCATCTTCACGAATGCCATGAATGGCATCCATAATGGGAATATGTTTCACGCAGGTCTCCTGGCAGCGGTAACAGTGCGTGCAGTCCCATACCCCGTGATCCTTCACCAGTTCCCCGAGACGCACATCATGAATGGCATCGCGACTGTCCACGTTCATCCGGTAAGACTTCAGAAGAACCGCCGGCGAAACGTATTCCTTGTGCGCTCTGAGAATGGTGCACTCGGAAACGCAGGATGCACAGAGAATACAATCGGTTGCCTTGTCATACTTCAGGAACTCCTCTTCGGAAACCAGAAACTCCTTTTTGCCCATGTCGTGCTCGGGCATTCTGGACTCGACCCAGTTTGAATAGTGCTTCATCTTGTCGACCAGAGGATCCATATCGACAATGAGATCCTTGATAAGCGGCATATTGCGCAGCGGCTCGATCTTGATGACACCAGGTTCACGGGCTTTTTCGAGTTCGTCCCACACCTGGGTGGTACAGGCGAGTTTCGATATGCCGTTGATCCGCATGCCGCATGAACCGCAGATGCCTGCCTGGCAAAAAGCCCTGAAACTCACCGAAGCATCGACGTGCTCCTTGATATAATTAAGAGAACGAAGAACCGTGATACCTTTTTCAGTCTGTATCGTATAGTCATCAAAGTACGGCTTGCTGTCTACCTGCGGGTTAAAACGGAAGACCCTGAGGGTTATATCTCTTTTCTCTTCCTTATGCAGTTCTGTGACTCCTGTCATATAGAGTAATGTTAATAAGTTCTTTCCTGAAGTTCGTACCGCCCCATGATCACAGGCTTTTCTCCCAGCTTCACGCTATCGCCGTCAAGAGTAGCAAGAGTATGCTTATGCCATTTCACATCATCCCTTACCGGAAAATCGGTGCGGGTATGCGAACCACGACTCTCTTCACGGGCAAGTGCACCTGCAGCAACAGTTTCTGCAAGATCGAGCATATTTTTCAGTTCGAGAACCTGAAGAAGATTGGTATTGTACACATCGCTGGTATCGAAAACACGAACATGCCTGAAACGCTCCCTGAGGTCATGAATCTCGGCAATACCTTTATGAATCTTGGAGGCCTCCCGATAGATGCCGACGTTGTTGGCCAAAGTCTGCCCGAGCTCTTCACGCAACGCACCGTACCGCTCAAAATGACCGGACGGCTGCATATAACTTCTGAGCAGGGCTTCGGTATCCTTGACCTCCTGATCGGAGATTTGCGAAGGCTCGAATTTACGTGCCTCCTCTGCGGCTGCGCGTCCGGCTATGCGACCGAACACAAGAATATCGAGAAGAGAGTTACCCCCGAGACGATTGGCTCCATGAACGGATACGCAGGCACTCTCGCCGGCCGAATACACGCCGTCCATAACGGTCCTTCCGAAATTGTCGGTATCGATGCCGCCCATCGAGTAGTGAGCTGTCGGCCTTACCGGAATAGGCTCCTCGATAGGATCAACGCCCTCGAAATACATGGACATCTCCCTGATCTGCGGAAGCCTTGATTTGATCAGATCGGCGCCAAGATGCGTAAGGTCGAGATGAATATATTTGCCTGCCGGACTGTCAAAACCCCTTCCCTGCAGAATCTCGGTTTCAAGAGAACGGGAAACAAGATCCCTCGGCCCGAGTTCCATCTTTTCCGGAGCGTATCTCGACATGAAGCGTTCGCCATCCTTGTTGATCAGATAACCACCCTCACCCCTTGCTCCTTCAGTAACAAGAAGGCCGCTTTTGCGGAGCCCTGTCGGGTGAAACTGTACGAACTCCATATCCTTCAGGGGAATACCTGCACGATATGCGATTGCCTGGCCGTCTCCGGTATTGCCTGCAGCATTGCTTGAACGGTTCCAGTACATCTTGGCATAGCCGCCTGTTGCTAAAATCACGGTTCTGGCAGGGAATGCCTCGACTTTTCCGGTCTTGATGTTCATGGCAACAAGACCTTTCATGCGGCTGCCATTGACGGACAGATTCAGTGCGAAATATTCATTGAAGAAAAACACGCCTTTCTTGAGGCACTGTTCATATAATGTCTGCAGAATCGTATGGCCGGTCTTGTCGGCACAGTAACAGCATCGGGGTCTTCCAGCTCCGCCGAAAGGACGCTGCGCGATCGTGTTATCGTCAAGCCTTGACCAGGGAGTGCCGATGTTGTCAAGCTCCCGGATGATTTTCGGAGCTTCGGAACAGAGAATCTCAACGGCGTCCTGATCCGCGAGATAATCGCTGCCCTTGATGGTATCGAAAATATGCAGTTCCACCGTATCATCTTTTGCTTTGTTGGCAAGAGCCGCATTGGCTCCGCCCTGGGCAGCCGAAGTATGGGAGCGGTTCGGATACACTTTGGAAAGCACGGCAATATTGAGTGAGGGATTGGTTTTCATGGCCTCCATAGCCGCGTATAAACCGGCACCACCTCCTCCGACGATAACAATATCAAATGGTTTCATACGTTCTTTTCTCGTTATGAAATCTGTACAACAGATTCAGGATTATACGTAGGGCAGCGAAAAGTCGTACCCTGCAGGTTGAAATGATGTCTCTTGTGAAAAGAGGTAAGAGAACCGGGCGGTTATAACGCTATGTGGTCGTCATGAATCGGAAGTTCCTCTACAGCCTGAAGAACATCGGTCATATTCAGTACACCGATCACCTTATTCCCCTCCATAACGGTCAGCCGTCTGACATTGGTTCTTTTCATCAGACGAAGGGCATACTTTACCCTGAGTTCAGGATTGATGCTGATAATCGGCTTGCTCATGATCTGAAAAACCGGTGTATTCCAGGGATCGCGATGTACATCTTCTCCGGGATCGATGACTTTTTCCAGAATATCCTTTTCGGTCACAATGCCGTAACAGTCGTCTTCATTGCGGGGCTCGACAATAAGGCCGCTCTGTTTCGTCCGCTTCATGATCTGCAGGGCTTCAGCAACTGTACAGCTGCCTTTGATCATCTGAAAATCTTTCTGCATCAATGCCGATATCGGAAGAGTCCGCAGGGTTATAAGCTGATCCATAGAAGTTCCTTCTGATTAAAAAAAGGACGATACGCCCCTTATTATTGGAAAATACGGCGGCTCCGGGTGAGCGCCGGGACTATGTCTGAAAAAAGCTGAATAAGGAAGGATGGCCGTAAAAAGCCAAAAGAGCGAAAAATGAAACTGAATAATATAAAAATCAGCACACAGGACACAAAAATTATTTTATCCCATTAGCTTTTTTATAAGCGGCCCAGTTGTTTTTCAGGAAAAGAAATGCCTCGAAATCCGACTGAAGAAGAAATGGATTGGAGACCTTTTCTTCAGCGAGAGTCGAGTGTGGACGTTCGCCGTAATCATGCCCGGAATAGACCGTCGTCGCTACGGGAAGCTGCAGAATCCTGCCGTGTAATGATTCGTATTCCTCTTTTGCCTCTTCGTCGGTACAGGTGCCACCAACCTTTCCTGTAAAGAGTGTATCACCGGTAAAAAGCGCATCTCCGACATAGAGGCAGATGGAGTCCCGGGTATGACCCGGCGTATGCATTATTTGAACCTCGAGGCTGCCGAGAGGCAAAACCGCTCCATCCTCTACCCTGACCCCTGTAACCGGACAGATATCCCCGTAAAGCAGCGGTTTGAGACCCGTCAGCCGCTCCATCTGTTCGTTTCCGTTCGTATGATCGGCATGGCCGTGCGAGGAAAATACATAGCGGATGCGATATCCCTGCCGAACAGCGTATTCGGCAATGGAACACGGATCGTAAGAAGCATCGACGATCAGGGCGTCTCCGGAGGGTTCATCAGCGGCAAGATAGCCGAAATTCCTGTCGCCTCCGGTACGAAACTGCTTGACAAACATAACGGTATTACTAAGCCTTTCAGGCGGTTTTTTCAACATTCATGAGAAATGCCCTTGCAGGGAAATCCCTGTCGACGGCAATAGGGTTCCGTTCGAGTTCCTCCATGATCGCATCTGCCTTGTCGTCATCGAGCACGGCAAAGCAGAGTGATGAATAGGTGCCGATCATCTCGTCAGAGGGCCACCATGGCTGCTGAGCCCCTTCTTTCCGGTCACAGTTACATCCCCTGATGGATACGTTGCTGAACATATGTACCTGAAACCTTCTGAAAAGACCGCGTACCATCGGACGGGTCTCCTCATGTCCCATAATAGCGATGAATTTCATGACTTTTTGGCCTCCTGAACCGTTTTTTCCGACTTCTTTTCCGTGATATAATAGACCAGAGGAACAACCACAAGGGTCAGCACTGTCGAGAGAATTCCTCCCCAGATCATCGATATGGCAAGCCCCTGAAAGATCGGATCGAAGAGCATGATCACCGAGCCGATGACAACCGCTCCGGAAGTAAGAATGATCGGACGGGTCCTCACTGCGGCAGATTCAATAATCGCCTGTTTAAGCTCCGTTCCCTCCTGGCGCCGTATCTGAATGAAATCTATCAGCAGCACCGAATTTCTTACCATGATTCCGGCCAGTGCGATCATGCCGATCATGCTGGTCGCCGTAAAGA comes from Chlorobium limicola DSM 245 and encodes:
- a CDS encoding CoB--CoM heterodisulfide reductase iron-sulfur subunit B family protein gives rise to the protein MKRYAYYLSCINESMTKEVDRSIDLWQNDLGIEMVKLHESTCCGGSNLDYVSPKHFALVNGRNIALAEKLGLDLVVSCNTCLMTIRTAKKKLDESPDLKKEVNDLLKKEGLEYKGTSNVRHLLWVLAEDVGFEAIRQKVRVPLNKYRIAPFYGCHILRPSTVLGKDDPLDPSSLDKLIEALGGTSLPYEHKNRCCGFHTLLVAEEESLNVAAEALEEAIQIKADFIVTPCPLCHTVLDGYQAKALKQAHIQSSIPVFHLSEMVGLALGYTDKQLGIKRHIVS
- a CDS encoding succinate dehydrogenase/fumarate reductase iron-sulfur subunit, with the protein product MTGVTELHKEEKRDITLRVFRFNPQVDSKPYFDDYTIQTEKGITVLRSLNYIKEHVDASVSFRAFCQAGICGSCGMRINGISKLACTTQVWDELEKAREPGVIKIEPLRNMPLIKDLIVDMDPLVDKMKHYSNWVESRMPEHDMGKKEFLVSEEEFLKYDKATDCILCASCVSECTILRAHKEYVSPAVLLKSYRMNVDSRDAIHDVRLGELVKDHGVWDCTHCYRCQETCVKHIPIMDAIHGIREDALEVRGARDTSGAKHAEAFMEDIEKKGKLVEATLPIRTNGIAWTLQNLLPMAMKMIMKRRTPPPPPLVKPAKGMKKFRELFREMTEHVKAEQKSHKK
- a CDS encoding FAD-dependent oxidoreductase, translated to MKPFDIVIVGGGGAGLYAAMEAMKTNPSLNIAVLSKVYPNRSHTSAAQGGANAALANKAKDDTVELHIFDTIKGSDYLADQDAVEILCSEAPKIIRELDNIGTPWSRLDDNTIAQRPFGGAGRPRCCYCADKTGHTILQTLYEQCLKKGVFFFNEYFALNLSVNGSRMKGLVAMNIKTGKVEAFPARTVILATGGYAKMYWNRSSNAAGNTGDGQAIAYRAGIPLKDMEFVQFHPTGLRKSGLLVTEGARGEGGYLINKDGERFMSRYAPEKMELGPRDLVSRSLETEILQGRGFDSPAGKYIHLDLTHLGADLIKSRLPQIREMSMYFEGVDPIEEPIPVRPTAHYSMGGIDTDNFGRTVMDGVYSAGESACVSVHGANRLGGNSLLDILVFGRIAGRAAAEEARKFEPSQISDQEVKDTEALLRSYMQPSGHFERYGALREELGQTLANNVGIYREASKIHKGIAEIHDLRERFRHVRVFDTSDVYNTNLLQVLELKNMLDLAETVAAGALAREESRGSHTRTDFPVRDDVKWHKHTLATLDGDSVKLGEKPVIMGRYELQERTY
- a CDS encoding CBS domain-containing protein; the encoded protein is MDQLITLRTLPISALMQKDFQMIKGSCTVAEALQIMKRTKQSGLIVEPRNEDDCYGIVTEKDILEKVIDPGEDVHRDPWNTPVFQIMSKPIISINPELRVKYALRLMKRTNVRRLTVMEGNKVIGVLNMTDVLQAVEELPIHDDHIAL
- a CDS encoding hydroxyacylglutathione hydrolase family protein, producing MFVKQFRTGGDRNFGYLAADEPSGDALIVDASYDPCSIAEYAVRQGYRIRYVFSSHGHADHTNGNEQMERLTGLKPLLYGDICPVTGVRVEDGAVLPLGSLEVQIMHTPGHTRDSICLYVGDALFTGDTLFTGKVGGTCTDEEAKEEYESLHGRILQLPVATTVYSGHDYGERPHSTLAEEKVSNPFLLQSDFEAFLFLKNNWAAYKKANGIK